One region of Campylobacter concisus genomic DNA includes:
- the mobC gene encoding plasmid mobilization relaxosome protein MobC, giving the protein MLKNIKDKVLSIRITSQQNSKLSDIARELKISRSEIISYLIDNGNINSESIKKKELYPTIITYFARPFNNINQIAKKLNIAYKTSGNIALEVILQTQEELYKVQSVLTEILSLIKSSYDS; this is encoded by the coding sequence ATGCTAAAAAATATTAAGGATAAAGTACTCTCTATAAGGATTACTTCTCAGCAAAATAGCAAATTATCTGATATAGCTAGAGAACTAAAAATATCAAGATCAGAAATCATTTCCTATCTTATAGATAATGGCAATATAAATTCTGAATCCATAAAAAAGAAAGAGCTATATCCAACAATCATTACATATTTTGCTAGACCTTTTAATAACATTAATCAAATAGCAAAGAAACTAAATATAGCTTATAAGACTAGTGGTAATATAGCTTTAGAAGTGATACTGCAGACACAAGAAGAGTTGTACAAAGTTCAATCAGTACTAACTGAAATTTTAAGCCTAATAAAGAGTAGCTATGATAGTTAA
- a CDS encoding relaxase/mobilization nuclease domain-containing protein, which yields MLVKFLRTYTGGGLGSINYLLNERKAAGTARVIKGDENLTRAIIKGITYKQKTCFGVLSFEERHDFLTEEQKLKIIKDFEYALLGEYMLERTNVLWVEHSDKDGRLELNFLIPKIDLETDRSFNPYFAKYDQTRIDLIKKIINDEYGLSSPDDPAKEQTILSSKKNINHYKNLEELDQKLHDLVKQGYIKNRDHMIELLKQNGIEITRINKKGITIILPTKKTKNRLKGGIYDADFTSAQRLGELSQSSSRRIREFHDRNTQAECRENRRKLEELIAKRDRFNQERYVERTSKNNILASQGQIGDNLAISGYRTNFGNSNWLGSARNDIKGRSSLDDTKTMEIQPTYCGQDPEGVLHIDSKRQRDNREREQEIYINENGVEDDSIRESIARRERALDEDDRRRKEQARIRNNEFATRLREEARDITDKCDRANKESQELEQRLQRRLNGIFAATKRYVREFNILLGRKIRKFRRKIPKFERRIRELTDRAQDATRICREFIEEREYSQKASIYHHVGDVCKEKTQSLDMF from the coding sequence ATGCTAGTTAAATTTCTTCGTACTTATACTGGTGGTGGCCTTGGGAGCATAAATTATCTTTTAAATGAGAGAAAAGCTGCTGGAACAGCAAGAGTTATAAAAGGTGATGAAAATTTAACTAGAGCTATTATAAAAGGCATCACCTATAAACAAAAGACCTGTTTTGGTGTTTTATCATTTGAAGAGAGGCATGACTTTTTAACTGAAGAGCAAAAACTAAAAATTATTAAGGATTTTGAATATGCTCTTTTGGGTGAATATATGCTTGAACGTACAAATGTATTATGGGTAGAACACTCAGACAAGGATGGACGGCTTGAGTTAAATTTCCTTATCCCTAAGATAGATCTTGAAACAGACAGGTCATTTAATCCTTATTTTGCCAAATATGATCAAACGAGAATAGATCTAATCAAAAAGATCATTAACGATGAGTATGGACTATCAAGTCCAGATGATCCAGCAAAAGAGCAAACTATATTGTCTAGCAAGAAAAACATCAATCATTATAAAAATTTAGAAGAGCTAGACCAAAAGTTGCACGATCTGGTTAAGCAAGGCTATATTAAAAATAGAGACCACATGATTGAACTTCTTAAACAAAATGGTATCGAAATAACCAGGATCAACAAAAAAGGCATAACGATCATACTGCCTACTAAAAAAACAAAAAATCGTCTAAAAGGAGGAATATACGATGCAGACTTCACCAGTGCTCAAAGACTTGGAGAACTCAGCCAAAGCTCAAGCAGAAGAATTAGAGAATTCCATGATAGAAATACACAAGCAGAGTGCAGAGAAAATAGGCGAAAACTTGAGGAGCTTATTGCTAAAAGAGATAGATTTAATCAAGAAAGATATGTCGAAAGAACTTCAAAAAACAATATCCTTGCATCACAAGGACAGATCGGTGATAATCTCGCTATCAGCGGCTACCGCACTAATTTTGGGAATAGCAATTGGCTGGGTAGTGCACGCAATGATATTAAAGGAAGAAGTAGCTTGGACGATACCAAAACAATGGAGATACAGCCAACCTACTGCGGACAAGACCCAGAGGGAGTATTACATATCGATTCCAAAAGACAAAGAGATAATAGAGAACGAGAGCAGGAAATTTATATTAATGAAAATGGAGTAGAGGATGACAGCATTAGAGAAAGCATTGCTAGAAGAGAACGAGCGCTTGACGAAGACGATCGAAGACGAAAGGAGCAAGCACGAATTAGAAACAATGAATTTGCAACAAGACTGCGAGAAGAAGCTCGCGATATTACAGACAAATGTGACAGAGCTAACAAAGAAAGTCAAGAGCTTGAACAAAGATTGCAACGACGCCTTAACGGAATCTTTGCAGCAACAAAGAGATATGTACGAGAGTTCAATATCTTGCTTGGAAGAAAAATTAGAAAATTTAGAAGAAAAATTCCAAAATTTGAGAGAAGAATACGAGAGCTTACAGATAGAGCACAAGATGCTACAAGAATATGTAGAGAATTTATAGAGGAGCGTGAATACTCCCAAAAAGCCAGCATATATCACCATGTGGGTGATGTATGCAAGGAAAAAACTCAAAGTCTAGATATGTTTTAA
- a CDS encoding aminotransferase — protein sequence MIVKISKGEKGVADYLKTGKKRDSKLTRDEKDDRLPLVGNLDLIEMSEKHQSKKKNKKHNYYHISLSFTSEEWSRLYESGNIDELIMDFLRLTFPNHDIDELLFYAEAHLPIIKEEPYIPRPEGVLENRTLNKKHKNGEPLKREPHVHLIVSFENMKFTHSVKTGGVIYTKGAAKQQIKAVMAKSAEKFKRVVNDILSNKYGLNNIEPLGMDEDQLNKQYESFKNAAQKVKKGKEKDTQIKIETDVVIEPKANTKERNISVEELLADAKNSTADYLLRMIEEDESFKKDYYDRAKRLNAVDIREFLPMINAKFNITAKPEMVNDKYKVRVDGFNGTYNLTDLMCKIVYNGRKGALFHVVNELEQMLIELQANKNKPKITLSVSSDFSTPNKDPKAQVLNSWKTIQIEPYNLKSILKNYSAISVASFKDKNEEDSSIDSITPTLIYDIDNSKFTANDAQNLLQSKGIKGFIYPTTYQAPDTKIEKFKLIIPTTDAPSLNEYDEYIKEITRELGLYNIVNNSSLHPSKFHYTPVPGSELVSISGKTFDNTRAIEDAGLKTDINNMDIKAIYEDLQNLRKYELSHETKDTNSHIKRASYQAISSKIPIKELIEYFDESTVVKTHKNHQILSNKSGRYLYLPQENTAYSFNQNRHYTPYIYIRDKFYEAARKIKTGFLNDDVIKKLELKQNEYEGFAKGIDGHLDINGYYLVFINRIENFKKYLSDIAKINYKGLIYNIKTYMKDWQDIQGFNKLKERYKTDKIYLTNNHISFGSLKITKQELYDQGLDKDFGVEQSTQPSNMIETKEQNVKSGYDGLER from the coding sequence ATGATAGTTAAGATCTCAAAGGGAGAAAAAGGCGTAGCTGATTATCTAAAAACTGGCAAGAAAAGAGATTCAAAGCTAACTAGAGATGAAAAAGATGATAGATTGCCACTGGTTGGAAATTTAGATCTTATCGAGATGTCTGAAAAGCACCAGAGCAAGAAAAAGAATAAGAAACATAACTACTATCATATATCCTTGTCATTTACTTCAGAGGAGTGGAGCAGACTATATGAAAGTGGCAATATAGATGAGCTTATAATGGATTTTTTGAGGCTAACTTTCCCAAATCACGACATAGATGAGCTACTTTTTTATGCTGAAGCTCATCTGCCTATAATCAAAGAAGAGCCATATATTCCTCGCCCAGAAGGGGTACTAGAAAATAGAACATTAAACAAGAAACATAAAAATGGTGAACCACTAAAAAGAGAGCCTCATGTTCATCTAATAGTCTCTTTTGAAAATATGAAATTTACCCATAGTGTAAAAACCGGTGGAGTTATATATACAAAAGGTGCAGCCAAGCAACAAATAAAAGCTGTTATGGCTAAATCAGCAGAGAAATTTAAAAGAGTGGTTAATGACATCTTATCTAACAAGTATGGTCTAAATAATATAGAGCCTTTAGGTATGGATGAAGACCAACTAAATAAGCAATATGAAAGCTTTAAAAATGCAGCACAAAAGGTTAAGAAAGGCAAAGAAAAAGATACGCAGATAAAGATAGAAACAGATGTGGTGATCGAGCCAAAAGCCAATACAAAAGAGCGAAATATAAGTGTTGAAGAACTACTAGCTGATGCTAAAAATTCTACAGCTGATTATCTATTAAGAATGATAGAAGAAGATGAGAGTTTCAAAAAAGACTACTATGATAGGGCAAAGAGACTTAATGCAGTGGATATAAGAGAATTTTTACCTATGATCAATGCAAAATTTAACATCACCGCAAAACCTGAAATGGTAAATGACAAATATAAGGTAAGAGTAGATGGTTTTAATGGAACTTATAATCTAACTGATCTAATGTGTAAGATAGTCTATAATGGTAGAAAAGGAGCGTTATTTCACGTAGTTAATGAGCTAGAGCAAATGCTTATAGAACTTCAAGCCAATAAAAATAAACCAAAGATAACATTGAGTGTGAGCAGTGACTTTAGCACGCCAAATAAAGACCCAAAAGCTCAAGTGTTAAATAGTTGGAAAACGATACAAATAGAGCCATACAATCTAAAATCAATACTGAAAAACTATTCAGCTATATCAGTGGCAAGTTTCAAAGATAAAAATGAAGAAGATAGCAGTATTGATAGCATAACTCCTACGCTTATATATGATATAGATAACTCTAAATTTACTGCAAATGATGCTCAAAATTTACTACAAAGTAAAGGAATAAAAGGCTTCATATACCCAACCACCTATCAAGCGCCAGACACAAAAATAGAGAAATTTAAACTCATCATACCCACAACAGATGCTCCAAGCTTAAATGAATATGATGAATACATAAAAGAGATAACAAGAGAGCTTGGGTTATATAACATAGTAAATAACTCCAGCTTGCATCCTAGTAAATTTCACTACACTCCAGTGCCAGGATCTGAACTTGTAAGCATTAGTGGAAAAACTTTTGATAATACAAGAGCCATTGAAGATGCGGGCTTAAAAACAGATATTAATAATATGGATATTAAAGCCATATATGAAGATTTACAAAATCTAAGAAAATATGAGCTTAGCCATGAAACAAAAGATACCAACTCGCATATTAAAAGAGCAAGCTATCAAGCTATATCATCAAAGATTCCAATAAAAGAGTTAATAGAATACTTTGACGAGAGCACTGTGGTTAAAACACATAAAAATCACCAAATACTTTCTAATAAAAGTGGCAGATATCTATACTTACCACAAGAAAATACAGCCTACTCTTTTAACCAAAATAGACACTATACCCCATATATCTACATTAGAGATAAATTTTATGAAGCAGCCAGAAAGATAAAAACCGGGTTTTTAAATGATGACGTCATTAAAAAGCTAGAACTTAAACAAAATGAATATGAAGGCTTTGCAAAAGGTATTGATGGTCATCTAGATATAAATGGGTACTATTTGGTGTTTATCAATAGAATAGAAAACTTTAAAAAATATCTATCAGATATAGCTAAGATTAACTATAAAGGCCTAATTTATAACATAAAAACATATATGAAAGATTGGCAAGATATACAAGGTTTTAATAAGCTAAAGGAGCGTTATAAAACAGATAAGATATATCTAACAAATAATCATATATCTTTTGGTTCACTAAAAATAACAAAGCAAGAGCTATACGATCAAGGACTTGATAAGGACTTTGGAGTGGAGCAATCAACACAACCATCGAATATGATAGAGACTAAAGAACAAAATGTAAAGTCAGGGTATGATGGTTTGGAGAGGTAG
- a CDS encoding type II toxin-antitoxin system Phd/YefM family antitoxin, giving the protein MQTIQANFTASISELKKSPAQILKQAGDNVVAILNHNVPSAYLVPSAVYEKMAEIIEEYHLSKAVDAALASGEKPVKVSLDEL; this is encoded by the coding sequence ATGCAAACTATACAAGCAAATTTTACAGCTAGCATAAGTGAGCTAAAAAAGTCTCCAGCTCAAATTTTAAAACAAGCTGGAGATAATGTCGTAGCTATACTAAACCACAATGTCCCTAGTGCATATCTAGTGCCTAGTGCTGTCTATGAAAAGATGGCAGAGATAATAGAAGAGTATCATCTAAGTAAAGCAGTAGATGCTGCTCTAGCAAGTGGTGAAAAACCAGTAAAAGTAAGCTTAGATGAGCTATGA
- a CDS encoding ATP-binding protein, translated as MYIKRAIVNEIKEYMKSFPVLLISGARQVGKSTLALNLDIPNYVTLDDINIYEAARNDPKGFIEHCNKPIVIDEIQRVPILLLAIKEFVDKDRTNGQFILTGSANLKGFKDISDSLAGRIGIVELYPLSQKELSHSDENLIDILSSDIGHLVFRKYDNDGLSEKIINGGYPEITKIGSEKSKYLWFSSYIRTYIESDAKEIGNIRNMDKFITMYRLCMLRSGNIFNKNELCLESGLDNKTFDSYFSVLEHTYQIQKLQPYFNNALKRLIKTPKIFATDTGVLAHLLQISSAQELANSPYKGAIYETFVFDELLKANTSSKKRANIYYYRTSDQKEIDFILEISGKLIAIEVKSSKTISKDDFKHIYHLKDNLQNKFDKGIVFYAGDRAVKLDEDMFALPFSFMG; from the coding sequence ATGTACATCAAACGAGCCATAGTCAATGAGATAAAAGAGTATATGAAAAGCTTTCCGGTGCTTTTGATAAGCGGGGCTAGGCAGGTTGGCAAATCAACCCTTGCATTAAATTTAGATATACCAAATTACGTAACACTTGATGATATAAATATCTATGAAGCAGCGAGAAACGACCCCAAAGGCTTTATAGAGCACTGTAATAAGCCTATCGTGATAGATGAGATACAAAGAGTGCCTATACTGCTTTTAGCAATAAAAGAATTTGTAGATAAGGATAGAACAAATGGACAGTTCATACTAACTGGCTCTGCAAATTTAAAAGGCTTTAAAGATATATCAGACTCACTTGCTGGTAGGATAGGCATAGTGGAACTCTATCCGCTTTCTCAAAAAGAGTTAAGTCATAGTGATGAAAATTTGATAGATATTTTAAGTAGCGATATAGGCCATCTGGTGTTTAGAAAATATGACAACGACGGCTTATCTGAAAAGATCATAAATGGCGGTTACCCAGAGATCACAAAGATAGGCTCTGAAAAATCAAAATATCTCTGGTTTAGCTCATATATAAGAACATATATAGAATCAGACGCCAAAGAGATAGGTAACATAAGAAACATGGATAAATTTATCACTATGTACCGCCTATGTATGCTAAGAAGTGGCAATATCTTTAACAAAAACGAGCTATGCCTAGAGTCTGGGCTTGATAATAAGACATTTGATAGCTATTTTAGCGTGCTTGAACATACTTATCAGATCCAAAAGCTTCAGCCGTATTTTAATAACGCTCTAAAAAGACTTATTAAAACTCCTAAAATTTTTGCCACCGACACAGGGGTGCTGGCACACTTGCTACAAATTTCTTCAGCACAAGAGCTTGCGAATTCTCCTTATAAAGGTGCTATATATGAGACGTTTGTATTTGACGAACTACTAAAGGCAAATACAAGTAGCAAAAAAAGAGCAAATATATACTACTATAGAACGAGCGATCAAAAAGAGATTGATTTTATACTTGAGATATCAGGTAAGCTCATAGCCATAGAGGTCAAATCCTCAAAAACAATCAGCAAAGATGACTTTAAGCACATCTATCATCTAAAAGATAATTTGCAAAATAAATTTGATAAGGGCATAGTTTTTTATGCTGGAGACAGAGCTGTAAAGCTAGATGAAGATATGTTTGCCTTGCCGTTTAGTTTTATGGGGTGA
- a CDS encoding disulfide bond formation protein B, with product MQTKQNEIPANEQGFFNLMSLAITALVALPVGIACLVLGFGLGDNPCIMCWAERITMIAISLIALFIIRYGLKPGYLAALLLMACWGIFNGFIHYSLDGTFGGYLDIKQGFGLEILGAHTQFWVMVVDFCVIIFLALIFLFSKNLGLIMQKSSNGEYGDFLSYLPLGKFANLVFIVIILANCVQAFIASGPPPYLGSSTPPRMSIDPSKWFWEKDHWDSSLDFRFDWNPELPDLVK from the coding sequence ATGCAAACGAAACAAAATGAAATCCCAGCAAACGAACAAGGCTTTTTCAACCTTATGTCACTAGCCATCACCGCTCTTGTGGCACTTCCAGTTGGTATCGCCTGCTTGGTGCTTGGCTTTGGACTAGGTGATAACCCTTGCATAATGTGCTGGGCCGAGAGGATCACGATGATAGCTATCAGCCTAATAGCACTTTTCATCATCAGGTACGGACTAAAGCCTGGCTATCTGGCAGCACTTTTACTAATGGCTTGCTGGGGCATATTTAACGGCTTTATCCACTACAGCCTAGATGGAACATTTGGTGGCTATCTTGACATCAAACAAGGTTTTGGCCTTGAAATTTTAGGTGCCCACACTCAGTTTTGGGTTATGGTTGTTGATTTTTGTGTGATCATATTTTTGGCTCTTATATTTTTGTTTAGCAAAAACTTAGGCCTTATAATGCAAAAAAGCTCAAATGGCGAATACGGCGACTTTCTAAGCTACTTGCCACTTGGCAAATTTGCAAATTTGGTCTTTATCGTGATCATACTTGCAAACTGCGTTCAAGCCTTTATAGCTTCTGGTCCACCACCATATCTAGGATCTAGCACACCACCTAGAATGAGCATCGATCCTTCAAAATGGTTCTGGGAAAAAGACCACTGGGATAGCTCACTTGACTTTAGATTTGACTGGAACCCTGAGCTTCCAGACCTAGTAAAGTAA
- a CDS encoding transposon-encoded TnpW family protein → MQKNNTETKTIKKIGKTTYEVVVHFNKNTTETMQDKLKRIMLREIESEKHQKNDKND, encoded by the coding sequence ATGCAAAAAAATAATACAGAAACAAAAACAATAAAGAAGATTGGAAAAACTACCTATGAAGTTGTTGTACATTTTAATAAAAATACTACTGAAACAATGCAAGACAAATTGAAACGCATAATGCTTAGAGAAATTGAGAGTGAAAAACATCAAAAAAATGATAAAAATGATTAG
- a CDS encoding site-specific integrase, protein MNLSDSIIQSFVNSFMKVKLSKSIKEHSLLNKKMDVEFLNALNDYFKQSLIDGDLPQILIKDISNITNTAGALGSKDKENIGQTLLEKNILTLNYLVSKLEKSSVLFDDKREQYFLEDDSSDNLAKHAKPSSFDAKDIASFQENIKELEDSGCLPITDGQLKAMAQRISETVYAILDQKYGSTSNLKLVRTKNDHRSMEDIIMDPNPPKNIKIKLDDDSSFSIFNPSAKITKEYEIRQVLQATSGSSNQFSALNLEDQKSLKDAFKIFETNTKRADKWSPDTQRLVTGVKKLLFLYFNEDTPVYRITRDNLLEFRDLLYKIPTKLAQKSRYKDKSLSQILKLGENDDKLSEPTIQKYMIRVIQFFNYCFDSGYISKSITAKMNVKIDIDPSERAVLPYEASEARKIFEIVTSIKQSGKSPSSRIEASELYYVTMIAAYSGMRIKEITQLHKEDIALKDGIYCFNINTNDGKTTKTKNSIRFVPIHSKLIDLGLLEYVNSKKSGNIFKVSNKDFSEIFRSQIQRKFIDKDSKKTFYSFRHYFIDYLVQREVEANLIAQIVGHEKQYKILLNTYAKPINANTLKAKVEMVSYDNE, encoded by the coding sequence ATGAATCTTAGTGATAGCATAATCCAATCTTTTGTAAATTCGTTTATGAAAGTGAAGCTTAGTAAGAGTATCAAAGAGCACTCTCTTCTTAACAAGAAGATGGATGTAGAATTTCTAAATGCGCTCAATGACTACTTTAAACAAAGTTTGATAGATGGCGATCTACCTCAAATTTTAATTAAGGATATAAGCAATATCACTAACACTGCTGGCGCTCTTGGTAGTAAGGATAAAGAGAACATAGGGCAAACTCTTTTAGAGAAGAATATACTAACACTTAACTATCTTGTATCAAAGCTTGAGAAGAGCAGCGTGCTCTTTGATGATAAGCGTGAGCAATACTTTCTCGAAGATGATTCTAGCGATAACTTAGCCAAACATGCCAAACCTAGTTCGTTTGACGCTAAGGACATAGCTTCATTCCAAGAAAATATAAAAGAGCTTGAAGATAGTGGTTGTTTGCCCATTACGGATGGACAGCTTAAGGCTATGGCTCAGAGGATTAGCGAGACGGTTTATGCCATACTAGATCAAAAGTATGGCTCAACTTCAAATTTAAAGCTAGTAAGAACAAAGAATGACCATAGAAGCATGGAAGATATTATAATGGACCCAAATCCACCAAAAAATATCAAGATAAAATTAGATGACGATAGTAGCTTTAGTATTTTTAATCCTAGCGCCAAAATAACCAAAGAGTATGAGATCAGGCAAGTACTGCAAGCGACATCTGGCTCTAGCAATCAATTCTCAGCTTTAAATTTAGAAGATCAAAAGAGCTTAAAGGATGCATTCAAGATATTTGAGACAAACACTAAAAGAGCTGACAAGTGGTCGCCAGATACGCAAAGACTAGTTACTGGCGTAAAAAAGCTCTTATTTTTATACTTTAACGAAGATACGCCAGTTTATAGGATCACAAGAGATAACTTGCTTGAATTTAGAGATCTTCTTTATAAAATTCCAACTAAGCTAGCTCAAAAGAGCAGGTATAAAGATAAAAGTTTATCTCAGATACTTAAGCTAGGAGAAAATGACGATAAACTCTCTGAGCCTACTATCCAAAAATATATGATAAGGGTTATTCAGTTTTTTAACTACTGCTTTGATAGCGGCTATATAAGTAAAAGCATAACTGCAAAAATGAATGTCAAGATAGACATAGACCCTAGCGAAAGGGCAGTGCTTCCATACGAAGCATCAGAAGCTAGAAAGATCTTTGAGATAGTAACTAGTATCAAACAAAGTGGTAAATCACCAAGTTCAAGGATAGAGGCTAGTGAGCTCTACTACGTCACAATGATAGCTGCTTATAGTGGCATGAGGATAAAAGAGATCACACAGCTTCATAAGGAAGATATAGCTTTAAAAGATGGGATTTACTGCTTTAACATAAACACAAATGATGGTAAAACCACCAAGACCAAAAACAGCATTAGGTTTGTGCCTATTCATAGTAAGCTCATAGATCTAGGTCTGCTAGAATATGTTAATAGCAAGAAAAGCGGAAATATATTTAAGGTAAGCAATAAGGACTTCTCTGAAATTTTTAGAAGCCAGATCCAAAGAAAGTTTATAGACAAAGACTCTAAAAAGACCTTCTACTCTTTTAGGCACTACTTTATAGACTATCTAGTGCAACGCGAGGTAGAAGCTAACCTTATAGCCCAGATAGTAGGACATGAAAAGCAGTATAAAATTTTACTAAACACTTATGCCAAGCCTATTAATGCAAACACACTAAAGGCTAAAGTAGAGATGGTATCGTATGATAATGAGTAG
- a CDS encoding plasmid mobilization protein, with product MSSEKIKKRKVTKVITKRLRLSNAEWLVINNKLQESGLTFSKFALRAMLSKQIYAPIIRELLIELSRQGQNINQIATKLNSGQSLDRVGIEIIADDNKILHKIYEILGKKYVS from the coding sequence GTGAGTTCTGAAAAGATAAAAAAACGCAAGGTAACCAAAGTCATAACTAAAAGACTTAGGCTAAGTAATGCAGAATGGTTGGTGATTAATAATAAATTACAAGAAAGTGGCCTAACTTTCTCAAAATTTGCCCTAAGAGCTATGTTGTCTAAGCAGATTTATGCACCAATTATAAGGGAACTTCTAATTGAGCTATCTAGACAAGGACAAAACATAAACCAAATAGCCACCAAATTAAATAGTGGGCAAAGCCTAGATAGAGTTGGTATTGAGATCATAGCCGACGATAATAAGATCTTACATAAAATTTATGAAATATTGGGTAAAAAATATGTTTCTTGA
- a CDS encoding type II toxin-antitoxin system RelE family toxin — translation MSYELEFLPGALKEWQKLDNSIKVQFKKKLSERLENPKVAKDKLRGYEDVYKIKLRDVGYRLAYQVKDSEIVVLVLVVGKRENNEVYEMLKDKFN, via the coding sequence ATGAGCTATGAGTTAGAGTTCTTACCAGGCGCTTTAAAAGAGTGGCAAAAGCTAGACAATAGCATAAAAGTGCAGTTTAAAAAGAAGCTAAGTGAGCGTCTAGAAAACCCAAAGGTTGCCAAGGACAAGCTACGAGGCTACGAAGATGTCTATAAGATCAAGTTAAGAGATGTCGGCTACCGCTTGGCATATCAGGTAAAAGATAGTGAGATAGTAGTGTTAGTGCTAGTTGTCGGCAAAAGAGAGAACAACGAAGTATACGAGATGCTAAAGGATAAATTTAACTAA
- a CDS encoding IS1595 family transposase: MILPMKNKYIVRSRISQKKFREILKYFAEDIEATKIANLTGISRISINKILKNIRILMASECEKISKFSGEIEIDESYFGAKRVRGKRGRGAANKTPVFGMLKRDGKVYTQIVKNCSANELIPILSEFSELDESVIYSDCWKAYDGLVDYGAKAHYRVKHSKNEFANGKNHINGIENFWGYAKHRLAKFKGIKKENFLLHLKECEFRYNTKTTQENLYQKLLKLIRENPLNLS; encoded by the coding sequence ATGATCCTGCCGATGAAAAATAAGTATATAGTCCGTTCCCGAATTTCGCAGAAGAAATTTAGAGAAATTCTCAAGTATTTTGCAGAGGATATAGAGGCTACTAAAATAGCAAATTTAACCGGGATTTCTAGAATTTCCATCAATAAAATTCTAAAAAATATCAGAATTTTAATGGCTAGCGAGTGTGAAAAAATAAGTAAGTTTTCAGGTGAGATAGAGATTGACGAAAGTTACTTTGGAGCTAAAAGAGTAAGAGGTAAGAGAGGTAGAGGAGCGGCAAATAAAACTCCGGTATTCGGTATGCTTAAAAGAGATGGCAAAGTCTATACCCAGATAGTTAAAAACTGCTCTGCAAATGAACTAATACCGATATTATCGGAATTTAGCGAATTAGACGAGAGTGTAATTTACTCTGATTGCTGGAAAGCCTATGATGGATTAGTGGATTATGGAGCCAAAGCACACTACAGAGTAAAACACTCTAAAAATGAATTTGCTAATGGTAAAAACCATATAAATGGCATAGAAAATTTCTGGGGATACGCTAAACATAGACTAGCTAAATTTAAAGGCATCAAGAAAGAGAATTTTTTGCTTCATCTAAAGGAGTGTGAATTTAGATATAATACTAAAACTACACAGGAAAACTTATATCAGAAACTGTTGAAATTGATAAGAGAGAATCCGCTTAACTTATCTTGA
- a CDS encoding effector protein, which yields MKFKDFKEKNSSNYDFFTADEMSHKEFVKLSFEEFLANDNSSKWQLSIDDKRFDSFPNFTQKHQICISNLDYEDNVFQFRICSENNVSSLGYRMFTSFDSIHKDFVTDDIKHSDEVMMALKLGELKEFPCISKCGWWIKDIWRDMYPILDETNSEEFVAGIIKNEFTKKMTEINECLKNAQDGCKLDEIIAKLKDKIN from the coding sequence ATGAAATTTAAAGATTTTAAAGAAAAAAACAGTAGCAACTATGACTTTTTCACAGCCGATGAGATGAGCCATAAAGAATTTGTAAAACTAAGCTTTGAAGAGTTCTTAGCTAACGACAACAGCTCCAAATGGCAGCTTAGTATAGATGACAAGAGGTTTGACTCGTTTCCAAATTTCACCCAAAAACATCAAATTTGCATATCGAATTTAGACTATGAAGATAATGTTTTTCAGTTTAGAATTTGCTCTGAAAACAACGTATCAAGCCTTGGCTACCGCATGTTTACGAGCTTTGATAGCATACATAAAGACTTTGTCACAGACGATATCAAGCACTCTGATGAAGTTATGATGGCCCTAAAGCTTGGCGAGCTTAAAGAGTTTCCTTGCATATCAAAATGCGGCTGGTGGATCAAAGATATCTGGCGAGATATGTATCCTATCTTAGACGAGACTAACAGCGAGGAATTTGTAGCTGGCATTATAAAAAACGAATTTACCAAAAAGATGACCGAGATAAATGAGTGCCTAAAAAACGCTCAAGATGGCTGCAAGCTTGACGAAATTATTGCTAAACTAAAAGATAAAATCAACTAA